The genomic window AGCAGATGCGCAGGAAGGCCATGAAGCACGGTTCAACATCATGGTGGTCGGGCAGAGCGGCTTGGGGAGGTCCACCTTGATCAACACCCTCTTCAAGTACAAAATTAGCCGGAAGTCGGTGCAGCCCACCTCGGAGGAACGCATCCCCAAGATCACTGAGATCAAGTCCATCACGCCTGATATTGAAGAGAAGGGCGTCCGCATGAAGCTGACGGTCATTGACACACCAGGGTTCGGGGACCACATCAACAATGAGAACTGCTGGCAGCCGATCATGAAGTTCATCAACGACCGGTACGAGAAATACCTGCAGGAGGAGGTCAACATCAACCGGAAGAAGCTCATCCCGGACACATGCGTCCACTGCTGCCTGTACTTTATCCCCGCCACCGGCCACTCCCTCAGGCCCCTGGACATCGAGTTTACGAAGCGTCTCAGCAAAGTAGCGAACATTGTTCCTGTCATCGCCAAGGCCGACACGCTGAGCCTGGAGGAGAGGGTCTACTTCAAACAGCGGATCACCGCGGACCTGCTGTCCAACGGCATCGACGTGTCCCCCCAGAAGGAGTTTGACGAGGACTCGGAGGACCGGCTGGTG from Zalophus californianus isolate mZalCal1 chromosome 13, mZalCal1.pri.v2, whole genome shotgun sequence includes these protein-coding regions:
- the LOC113934734 gene encoding LOW QUALITY PROTEIN: septin-9-like (The sequence of the model RefSeq protein was modified relative to this genomic sequence to represent the inferred CDS: inserted 1 base in 1 codon) translates to MADTPRDAGLKQAPAPQNEKAPADFGYVGIDSILEQMRRKAMKXRFNIMVVGQSGLGRSTLINTLFKYKISRKSVQPTSEERIPKITEIKSITPDIEEKGVRMKLTVIDTPGFGDHINNENCWQPIMKFINDRYEKYLQEEVNINRKKLIPDTCVHCCLYFIPATGHSLRPLDIEFTKRLSKVANIVPVIAKADTLSLEERVYFKQRITADLLSNGIDVSPQKEFDEDSEDRLVNEKFREMIPFAVVGSDHEYQVNGKRILRRKTKWGTIEVENTTHCEFAHLRDLLIRTHMQNIKDITSSIHFEAYRVKRLHEGSHAMSNGVEEKGLEAQEM